In a genomic window of Procambarus clarkii isolate CNS0578487 chromosome 10, FALCON_Pclarkii_2.0, whole genome shotgun sequence:
- the LOC138363181 gene encoding fibrinogen- and Ig-binding protein-like, whose protein sequence is MSIIFRRQLLPGECSMSALALEAVIAALKAVIAALKAVIAALTAVIAALKAVTAALKAVIAALKAVIAALKAVIAALKGAIAALKAVTAALKAVIAALKAVIAALKAVIAALKAVIAALKGAIAALKAVIAALKAVIAALKAVIAALKGAIAALKAVIAALKAVIAALKAVIAALKAVIAALKAVIAALKAVIAALKAVIAALKAVIAALKGAIAALKAVIAALKAVIAALKEVIAALKAVIAALKAVIAALMAVIAALKAVIAALKAVIAALKAVIAVLKAAIVALKEAIAAKIPEGSYRSAESSYCSENT, encoded by the coding sequence ATGTCAATAATATTTAGGCGCCAACTTCTGCCGGGAGAATGTAGTATGTCTGCGTTGGCGCTGGAGGCAGTTATTGCAGCGCTGAAGGCAGTTATTGCAGCGCTGAAGGCAGTTATTGCAGCGCTGACGGCAGTTATTGCAGCGCTGAAGGCAGTTACTGCAGCGCTGAAGGCAGTTATTGCAGCGCTGAAGGCAGTTATTGCAGCGCTGAAGGCAGTTATTGCAGCGCTGAAGGGAGCTATTGCAGCGCTGAAGGCAGTTACTGCAGCGCTGAAGGCAGTTATTGCAGCGCTGAAGGCAGTTATTGCAGCGCTGAAGGCAGTTATTGCAGCGCTGAAGGCAGTTATTGCAGCGCTGAAGGGAGCTATTGCAGCGCTGAAGGCAGTTATTGCAGCGCTGAAGGCAGTTATTGCAGCGCTGAAGGCAGTTATTGCAGCGCTGAAGGGAGCTATTGCAGCGCTGAAGGCAGTTATTGCAGCGCTGAAGGCAGTTATTGCAGCGCTGAAGGCAGTTATTGCAGCGCTGAAGGCAGTTATTGCAGCGCTGAAGGCAGTTATTGCAGCGCTGAAGGCAGTTATTGCAGCGCTGAAGGCAGTTATTGCAGCGCTGAAGGCAGTTATTGCAGCGCTGAAGGGAGCTATTGCAGCGCTGAAGGCAGTTATTGCAGCGCTGAAGGCAGTTATTGCAGCGCTGAAGGAAGTTATTGCAGCGCTGAAGGCAGTTATTGCAGCGCTGAAGGCAGTTATTGCAGCGCTGATGGCAGTTATTGCAGCGCTGAAGGCAGTTATTGCAGCGCTGAAGGCAGTTATTGCAGCGCTGAAGGCAGTTATTGCAGTGCTGAAGGCAGCTATCGTAGCGCTGAAGGAAGCTATTGCAGCGAAAATACCTGAAGGCAGCTATCGCAGCGCAGAAAGCAGCTATTGCAGCGAAAATACCTGA